One segment of Leptospirillum ferrooxidans C2-3 DNA contains the following:
- a CDS encoding Dyp-type peroxidase has product MNPRLSQPLILSGNKPLGLSLTYRHLPEKDPVKAIQNLSKLFDPQQGILGFGEPLVSSFSKKVPGLRTFPGLSGINCSSPSTQGSLWFLLQGENRSDIFDQTENLSNILGDAFTPDDQIDTFLYAGGKDLTGYEDGTENPGGEKAAEVAIIEGGIGISGSSLVAVQRWVHDLGHFRTHSQRERDNIIGRRQDTNEELAEAPQTAHVKRSAQESYTPFAYMLRRSMPWALNLQQGLEFIAFGKTLDPFENVLRRMMGLDDGITDALLTFSRPVRGGYYWCPPLTGDRLDFRFLLE; this is encoded by the coding sequence ATGAATCCCCGCCTGTCACAGCCGCTCATTCTCTCCGGAAATAAACCGCTGGGACTTTCCCTGACTTACCGCCATCTCCCGGAAAAGGACCCGGTGAAAGCCATCCAGAACCTGAGTAAACTTTTTGATCCTCAACAAGGGATCCTTGGTTTTGGAGAACCCCTTGTATCCTCTTTTTCCAAAAAAGTCCCCGGACTCCGGACCTTTCCGGGACTCTCTGGCATCAATTGTTCTTCTCCCTCAACACAGGGAAGCCTTTGGTTCTTGCTCCAGGGGGAGAACCGCAGCGATATTTTTGACCAAACAGAAAACCTTTCCAACATTCTGGGAGACGCATTCACTCCTGACGACCAGATCGACACTTTTTTATATGCCGGCGGCAAAGACCTCACAGGATACGAGGACGGAACAGAAAATCCCGGTGGCGAGAAAGCGGCTGAAGTTGCCATCATCGAAGGAGGAATCGGAATTTCCGGTTCAAGCCTTGTCGCAGTCCAGAGATGGGTTCATGATCTCGGACATTTCCGGACACATTCCCAAAGAGAACGGGACAACATCATCGGGAGAAGGCAGGACACCAACGAAGAACTGGCCGAAGCCCCGCAAACAGCCCACGTCAAGAGAAGCGCACAGGAATCCTATACTCCTTTTGCCTATATGCTCAGAAGATCCATGCCCTGGGCATTGAACCTTCAGCAGGGGCTTGAGTTCATCGCCTTTGGAAAAACTCTTGACCCTTTTGAAAATGTCCTTCGGCGAATGATGGGACTCGATGACGGAATTACCGATGCACTTTTGACTTTCTCAAGACCTGTCAGGGGAGGATACTACTGGTGTCCTCCCCTGACAGGTGACCGACTGGATTTCCGTTTTTTGCTCGAATGA
- a CDS encoding GGDEF domain-containing protein has translation MQDNDDLNPKIEEKSRQQIQRGELHPLTLSFFNPLLERSYQDAIVPRLKIQSRWAILIGVFIYVVSGGIDPWVIPPDDRYFLWLVRGMVILVGAWAIFLTYRPTFQKSHAPILSLTAFAAGAFFLLAMNHVPSSSEQIYYVGIILITFWTYNSIGLRFYHAVRLNIFFILSYFLLLTVHFRYPPHIIFYHLFFILAANIIGGITGYIMERQRRKLFIREYELDEERNHQLLRSLHDRLTGLPNRELLDDRIEQAIIHSRQSGFDAAGLYIDIDGFKMINDTWGHEVGDWILLRTSERIHAILQVEDTLSRLGGDEFFILLQKVSSEEEPILLAKKLLRVLEAPFSHPEIPETLSISASIGICLFPFHECSTKTIIHAADQAMYQVKKSGKNDYQVAIRADAS, from the coding sequence ATGCAGGATAATGACGACCTCAATCCCAAAATAGAAGAAAAAAGCCGACAACAGATACAGCGTGGTGAATTGCACCCATTGACGCTGTCCTTTTTCAATCCTCTCCTTGAAAGATCCTACCAGGACGCCATTGTTCCAAGATTGAAGATTCAAAGCCGTTGGGCCATCCTCATCGGCGTTTTCATATATGTCGTTTCCGGAGGAATCGATCCCTGGGTTATCCCTCCGGATGACCGTTACTTTCTTTGGCTCGTTAGGGGAATGGTGATCCTGGTAGGCGCATGGGCCATCTTTCTGACCTACCGACCCACTTTTCAAAAATCCCATGCACCGATACTGTCACTGACCGCTTTTGCGGCAGGAGCTTTTTTCCTGCTCGCGATGAACCACGTCCCCTCCTCATCAGAGCAGATCTATTATGTCGGGATCATCCTCATTACCTTCTGGACGTACAACTCCATCGGACTCAGGTTCTACCATGCGGTCAGACTCAATATCTTCTTTATCCTGTCCTATTTTTTACTTTTAACGGTCCATTTCCGATACCCGCCACATATCATCTTTTACCATCTGTTTTTCATTTTGGCGGCAAACATCATTGGCGGCATTACCGGATACATCATGGAAAGGCAGCGCAGAAAGCTCTTCATCCGGGAATATGAACTCGATGAAGAGCGCAACCACCAGCTTCTTCGATCTCTGCATGATCGGCTCACAGGCCTTCCCAACCGTGAACTTCTCGATGACCGCATCGAACAGGCGATCATCCATTCCAGACAAAGCGGCTTCGATGCTGCCGGACTCTATATCGATATTGACGGCTTCAAGATGATCAATGATACATGGGGCCATGAAGTGGGAGACTGGATTCTCCTCAGGACATCCGAACGGATTCACGCCATCCTCCAGGTCGAGGATACGCTTTCAAGGCTTGGAGGAGATGAGTTTTTCATTTTGCTTCAAAAGGTCTCCTCGGAGGAGGAACCCATATTGCTGGCAAAAAAACTCCTGCGGGTGCTGGAGGCACCATTTTCACACCCGGAAATTCCGGAAACTCTTTCCATCAGCGCCAGTATTGGAATCTGCCTCTTCCCTTTTCATGAGTGTTCCACAAAAACCATTATCCATGCAGCCGATCAAGCCATGTATCAGGTCAAGAAAAGTGGAAAAAATGATTATCAGGTTGCCATCAGAGCCGATGCTTCGTAA
- a CDS encoding metallophosphoesterase, which produces MKINIASDLHLETYDWIPKFSPRKASHMFSGLFSCDLLVLAGDIVGSPRWLSEWLSLCPVPVVYILGNHEYYGKSLERTGSAFRHMLDDLTHVHFLNGESVVLKGVRFVGATLWSDFDGENPLVMEECQDKIKDFRQIEGITTAKVLDLFTKERNWIDSELSVAFAGPTVVVTHYAPSPQSPSVFHGSLLGGGFVTDLEDMILKHQPNLWIHGHTHDNCDYTVGRTRVLSNQSGYGWEEAHKGFRPLSVEI; this is translated from the coding sequence ATGAAAATCAACATTGCTTCGGATCTTCACCTGGAAACATACGACTGGATTCCAAAATTTTCTCCCCGGAAAGCCTCTCACATGTTTTCTGGTCTCTTCTCCTGCGACCTCCTTGTGTTGGCAGGGGATATCGTGGGCTCCCCCCGGTGGCTTTCCGAATGGCTCTCCCTATGCCCCGTCCCCGTCGTTTATATCTTGGGTAATCACGAATACTACGGAAAGAGCCTTGAACGGACGGGGAGCGCATTCAGACATATGTTGGACGACTTGACTCACGTCCATTTTCTGAATGGGGAAAGCGTCGTCTTAAAGGGGGTCCGTTTCGTCGGGGCGACCTTGTGGTCGGACTTCGACGGGGAAAATCCGCTCGTCATGGAAGAATGCCAGGACAAAATCAAGGATTTTCGTCAGATCGAGGGGATCACGACGGCAAAAGTCCTGGATCTGTTCACCAAAGAACGGAACTGGATCGACTCGGAGCTTTCGGTTGCGTTTGCCGGACCGACCGTTGTCGTGACCCATTATGCCCCGTCCCCGCAAAGTCCGTCCGTGTTTCACGGGTCGCTGTTGGGAGGAGGCTTCGTGACGGATCTTGAGGACATGATTTTAAAACACCAGCCGAACCTCTGGATCCATGGCCACACCCATGACAACTGCGATTACACTGTCGGGAGAACGCGGGTCCTTTCCAATCAGTCAGGATACGGCTGGGAAGAGGCACATAAAGGATTCAGGCCCTTGAGTGTGGAGATCTGA
- a CDS encoding restriction endonuclease — MILFKEADMTGSFAEIVLLLSEKIENFTKDLPAEERRLISLEEFRNGGIQFQDTLELVRYFDSNPDEIFSLMPREFEIFVSKLLEKHGYQVTLGKGSRDGGVDIFAERRCMFGTELTLVQCKRNRKDRKVGEPVVKQLFGDIESRNATKGLLVTTSTFTGPALVYIESVKYRMSLIDFGKLQNIISALKKDPSCPVIQ; from the coding sequence ATGATTTTATTCAAAGAGGCTGATATGACAGGCTCTTTCGCCGAGATTGTTTTATTGTTATCCGAGAAGATTGAAAATTTCACAAAAGATCTGCCAGCTGAAGAACGTCGACTCATATCTTTGGAAGAATTTCGAAATGGGGGCATACAATTTCAGGATACGCTGGAGCTTGTTCGATATTTTGATTCCAACCCAGACGAGATATTTTCCCTAATGCCCAGAGAATTCGAAATTTTTGTTTCGAAACTTTTAGAAAAGCATGGCTACCAAGTAACTCTTGGTAAAGGAAGCCGGGACGGTGGTGTGGACATTTTTGCCGAGAGGCGTTGTATGTTCGGAACAGAGCTGACCCTAGTCCAGTGCAAACGCAATCGAAAAGACCGAAAGGTTGGCGAACCCGTTGTAAAACAGCTTTTCGGAGATATTGAATCCCGGAATGCAACCAAAGGACTATTGGTAACGACTTCGACTTTTACAGGGCCAGCTCTTGTTTATATTGAAAGTGTAAAATATCGTATGTCCCTCATTGATTTCGGCAAACTCCAAAATATTATTTCGGCTCTCAAAAAAGATCCTTCATGCCCCGTTATTCAGTGA
- a CDS encoding class I SAM-dependent DNA methyltransferase yields MARKGNQKLDSSPLGLETKLWQAADKLRNNMDAAEYKHVVLGLLFLKYVSDSFEEHHAKLTSEISQGANPEDPDEYRADNVFWVPKEARWSVLQSNAKRPEIGKVIDDAMVAIERDNKSLKAVLPKDFARPGLDKQRLGELIDLVGTIGLGDKEHRSRDMLGRVYEYFLSRFASAEGKKGGQFYTPRSVVRVLVEMLAPYKGRVYDPCCGSGGMFVQSEKFIEVHGGRIGDISIYGQESNHTTWKLAAMNLAIRGIAANLGKENADSFHRDLHPDLKADYILANPPFNSSDWGGDRLREDKRWVYGVPPGGNANFGWVQHFISHLAPNGVAGFVLANGSLSSNQSGEGEIRKNIVEADVVDCIVAMPGQLFYSTQIPVSLWFVSRNKKNGKGQEGKPLRDRSGEILFIDARKLGFMADRTHRDLSDEDIAKIAGTYHHWRGDGAGQYENIPGFCKKATLEEVRTHGHVLTPGRYVGAEEVEGDGEPFEEKMKRLTAQLDEQFKESARLEAEIRSNLSKLGYGL; encoded by the coding sequence ATGGCAAGAAAAGGCAATCAAAAACTTGACAGTTCCCCCCTCGGTCTCGAAACCAAGCTTTGGCAAGCCGCCGACAAGCTCCGGAACAACATGGACGCCGCCGAATACAAGCATGTCGTCCTGGGGCTCCTCTTCCTGAAATACGTCTCCGACTCCTTCGAGGAACACCACGCCAAGCTGACGAGTGAAATCTCCCAGGGAGCCAACCCCGAAGATCCGGACGAGTACCGGGCGGACAATGTGTTCTGGGTTCCCAAAGAGGCCCGCTGGTCGGTTCTCCAGTCCAACGCCAAGCGTCCCGAGATCGGCAAGGTGATCGACGACGCCATGGTGGCAATCGAACGGGACAACAAGTCGTTGAAAGCCGTTCTTCCCAAAGACTTTGCCCGTCCGGGTCTCGACAAGCAACGTCTGGGAGAACTGATTGACCTGGTGGGAACGATCGGCCTGGGAGACAAGGAACACCGTTCCCGGGACATGCTGGGACGGGTCTATGAATATTTCCTCTCCCGGTTTGCCAGTGCCGAAGGAAAGAAGGGGGGACAGTTCTACACTCCCCGCTCCGTGGTCCGGGTTCTGGTGGAAATGCTGGCCCCCTACAAGGGGCGGGTCTACGATCCCTGCTGTGGATCCGGCGGCATGTTCGTTCAATCCGAGAAATTCATTGAGGTCCATGGAGGCCGGATCGGGGATATCAGTATCTACGGTCAGGAATCGAACCACACGACCTGGAAACTGGCCGCCATGAATCTGGCTATTCGGGGCATTGCCGCCAATCTTGGAAAAGAGAACGCCGACAGTTTCCACCGGGATCTCCACCCCGACCTGAAGGCCGACTATATTCTGGCCAATCCTCCGTTCAATTCGAGCGACTGGGGAGGCGACCGGCTCCGGGAAGACAAACGCTGGGTTTATGGAGTTCCTCCCGGGGGAAACGCTAACTTCGGCTGGGTCCAGCACTTCATATCCCACCTGGCCCCCAATGGGGTGGCGGGGTTCGTTCTGGCGAATGGCTCCCTGTCTTCGAATCAGAGCGGGGAAGGAGAAATCCGCAAAAATATCGTCGAGGCCGACGTGGTGGATTGCATTGTCGCCATGCCGGGACAGCTCTTCTATTCGACTCAAATTCCGGTCTCCCTCTGGTTTGTTTCAAGAAACAAGAAAAACGGCAAAGGCCAGGAAGGAAAACCCCTGCGGGACCGGAGCGGAGAAATTCTCTTCATTGACGCGAGAAAGCTCGGATTCATGGCCGACCGGACCCACCGGGACCTCTCCGACGAGGATATCGCGAAGATCGCCGGAACCTACCACCACTGGCGGGGTGACGGGGCCGGACAGTACGAGAACATTCCCGGGTTTTGCAAGAAAGCAACGTTGGAAGAGGTTCGGACCCACGGGCATGTCTTGACCCCAGGAAGGTATGTCGGGGCGGAAGAGGTCGAGGGCGACGGGGAACCCTTCGAGGAGAAAATGAAGCGGCTCACGGCCCAACTGGACGAACAGTTCAAGGAGAGTGCTCGCCTGGAAGCGGAAATCAGAAGTAATCTGTCGAAGCTGGGCTATGGACTGTAA
- a CDS encoding DUF4258 domain-containing protein, which yields MDCKNLHFSQQAIRGMFEKGISEEEVRTAIASGMTAAEYPDDHLYPSRLVLATGSRSFLVVIAEDTTTETCLIVTVYTLDLDLENKETIMNCVICKTGEMAPGYVTVTLARSGTVVIVKEVPGDVCQDCGEYYLDEPVAEKIYAQAEEAVKRNAEVEILRYVAYQS from the coding sequence ATGGACTGTAAGAATCTTCATTTCAGCCAGCAGGCCATTCGAGGCATGTTCGAGAAGGGTATATCTGAGGAAGAAGTCAGGACTGCAATTGCTTCAGGAATGACGGCTGCCGAGTACCCTGACGACCACCTCTATCCCAGCCGTCTTGTATTGGCTACCGGGAGCCGATCGTTCCTTGTCGTTATTGCCGAAGACACGACCACTGAAACGTGCCTTATCGTTACGGTCTATACTCTTGATCTTGACCTTGAGAACAAGGAGACAATAATGAACTGCGTGATCTGCAAAACAGGAGAAATGGCTCCCGGGTATGTTACCGTAACGCTTGCACGCAGCGGGACCGTCGTCATTGTCAAGGAGGTTCCAGGGGACGTCTGTCAGGATTGTGGAGAGTACTATCTTGACGAACCCGTGGCTGAAAAGATTTACGCACAGGCGGAAGAGGCTGTGAAACGGAATGCCGAGGTGGAGATTCTCAGATATGTGGCTTATCAATCATGA
- a CDS encoding YgiT-type zinc finger protein: MKCRVCGETLEPQITELPFNLSAKTIVLLKDLPVLRCEKCGEYATLDPVMEKSIPCWQIEFRRFRWKSSNLRQECY; the protein is encoded by the coding sequence ATGAAGTGCCGGGTCTGTGGTGAAACACTGGAGCCCCAGATCACCGAACTGCCCTTCAATCTTTCGGCCAAAACAATTGTCCTTTTGAAGGATCTTCCTGTGCTCCGGTGCGAGAAATGCGGAGAGTACGCGACCCTGGATCCGGTCATGGAAAAATCGATTCCTTGTTGGCAAATAGAGTTCAGGCGATTCCGTTGGAAATCGTCCAATTTGAGGCAAGAATGTTATTGA
- a CDS encoding HVO_A0114 family putative DNA-binding protein, with product MKVLRIGIMPQEKIRERMLSIAKGEYRPGPGEPKIWFSSIKSLAEVLSDENRALLKVIAEVKPQSISDLAVVTGRKPSNLSRTLKTMSNYGLVELRRENRHVRPIVQTTRFQILTA from the coding sequence ATGAAGGTTCTTCGGATCGGAATCATGCCTCAGGAGAAGATTCGGGAAAGAATGCTGTCAATCGCCAAGGGAGAGTATCGACCAGGTCCTGGAGAGCCGAAAATATGGTTTTCCTCAATCAAGTCTCTTGCCGAAGTGCTGAGCGACGAGAATCGGGCTCTTCTCAAGGTTATTGCCGAGGTCAAGCCACAATCGATCTCCGATCTGGCCGTGGTCACGGGACGCAAGCCAAGCAATCTCTCTCGCACCCTCAAAACCATGTCGAATTATGGCCTTGTCGAGTTGCGACGCGAGAACCGGCATGTAAGACCGATTGTCCAGACAACCAGGTTCCAAATCCTGACGGCATAA
- a CDS encoding DUF2971 domain-containing protein, producing MDPNMKECASQGNIYRYFSFNEQDRCDLEKFATWAAADPPQKETLLNYLNLIGHKKNHRLVYLLTNKKLYRTTPSGFNDPYDCLVEFDPKVKDTDLLKWFRLYHGNQAFDSEEWQNCRGKLGGRAEEYLTNNNSIDPEHRQPIIDLLKFTLQKLVNRSRVVCFSEKGNNLLMWAHYAGKHEGYCLKFCSEILKSKNKLIGFYPIEYSDSRPLINLSGNEINNMKLAQKILLSKSNHWKYEEEVRLIWNNREEYFDFQVESLTGIVFGAKMPLECQKGFQFLVETLNESDTGIKIECAELDPRKYEVNLRAFNKESS from the coding sequence GTGGACCCGAATATGAAAGAGTGTGCTTCCCAAGGAAACATTTATCGTTATTTTTCCTTTAATGAACAAGATCGGTGCGATTTGGAGAAGTTTGCGACATGGGCGGCGGCGGATCCACCCCAAAAAGAGACTCTCCTAAACTATCTGAATCTGATCGGCCATAAGAAAAATCATAGGCTGGTCTATCTTTTGACAAATAAAAAGCTTTATCGCACGACTCCTTCTGGCTTTAACGATCCCTACGATTGTCTCGTCGAATTTGACCCAAAAGTTAAAGATACCGATCTATTAAAATGGTTTCGCTTGTACCATGGGAATCAAGCATTCGATTCAGAGGAGTGGCAGAACTGTAGGGGAAAACTCGGGGGCCGGGCAGAGGAATACCTCACAAACAATAATTCTATTGATCCTGAACATAGGCAACCGATCATTGATCTCCTCAAGTTCACCCTCCAAAAACTTGTGAATCGTTCTCGTGTTGTCTGTTTTTCAGAGAAAGGGAACAATCTTCTCATGTGGGCTCATTACGCTGGTAAACATGAAGGATATTGCCTTAAGTTTTGTTCTGAAATCTTGAAAAGCAAGAACAAATTGATCGGCTTCTACCCTATAGAATATTCAGATTCGCGCCCGTTAATCAACCTAAGCGGAAATGAAATTAATAACATGAAATTGGCACAAAAGATTCTTCTTTCCAAAAGTAACCATTGGAAATATGAAGAAGAAGTTCGCCTTATTTGGAACAATCGAGAAGAATATTTTGATTTCCAGGTGGAATCCCTTACAGGAATTGTTTTTGGTGCAAAAATGCCGCTAGAGTGTCAAAAAGGGTTTCAATTCTTGGTTGAAACTTTGAATGAATCAGACACCGGTATAAAGATTGAATGTGCCGAGCTTGACCCTAGAAAATATGAAGTGAACTTACGAGCTTTCAACAAGGAATCGTCATGA
- a CDS encoding nucleotidyltransferase substrate binding protein, with translation MNSLNLEPLEKAIEQLRSGIKQSLADPDNELLRDGVIQRFEYTMDLSWKMIQRYLKHIAQVEESAIRTKKDLFREAGRLQIIMDPEAWLEHYEARNETSHTYDSQTAEAVFVRAELFLPDAISLLETLRHAT, from the coding sequence ATGAACTCCCTAAATCTTGAGCCTTTGGAAAAAGCTATTGAACAATTGAGATCGGGGATAAAGCAGAGCCTTGCCGATCCAGACAACGAGCTTCTCCGGGACGGTGTAATCCAGCGGTTTGAATACACCATGGATCTCTCCTGGAAAATGATCCAGCGTTATCTCAAGCATATCGCCCAAGTGGAGGAAAGCGCGATTCGGACCAAAAAGGATCTGTTCCGGGAAGCTGGTCGGCTTCAAATCATAATGGACCCCGAAGCATGGCTCGAACACTATGAGGCCCGCAATGAAACCTCGCACACATACGATTCCCAAACGGCAGAAGCGGTGTTTGTCCGAGCCGAATTATTCCTTCCCGACGCAATCAGCCTACTGGAAACCTTAAGACATGCCACTTGA
- a CDS encoding restriction endonuclease subunit S — translation MPLDIRPDHLEIVLEILNRVIPGREVWAFGSRATWTARDTSDLDLAVIGETSLDFKTLAALRDAFSESNIPYKVDVVDWANISETFREIIRKDKVVIQKRIVNGAGYKNRYEGLQGSNPLEEWISCKLCEACRSIDYGLTASAVDTPVGPRFLRITDIVSGEVNWKSVPYVSVNECSAHKYRLDSGDIVIARTGASTGASAYINNPPPAVFASYLVRLKAKPEFDSRFLAYYLRSNDFWSFIRGVLGDKSAQPNASAWTMTQAPLKAPRDKNIQRAIAHILGTLDDKIELNRRMNETLEAMAQALFKSWFVDFDPVRAKVEGRPTGLPKEIEDLFPDSFEDSELGEIPRGWKLTTLSSVINIFDSKRVPLSSNERAKHKGKYPYYGATGILDYVDHYLFEGVHILVGEDGSVINNKDQTPVTQYVWGKFWVSNHAHVLTGKQGVSSEHLLLFLQQADIGSFVTGAVQPKLNQSNLCQIPFVMSPMLLAEAFGKIVSRFYSFVRRNSEEVLSLTQLRDTLLPKLLSGEIRVSNAGRFF, via the coding sequence ATGCCACTTGACATACGTCCAGACCACCTGGAGATTGTCCTGGAAATCCTGAACCGGGTGATTCCTGGCCGGGAAGTATGGGCATTTGGGTCTCGTGCAACATGGACCGCTCGGGATACCTCGGACCTCGATCTGGCCGTGATTGGAGAGACCTCCCTGGATTTCAAAACGTTAGCCGCCTTGAGGGACGCTTTCAGCGAATCCAATATCCCTTACAAAGTGGACGTGGTGGATTGGGCAAACATTAGTGAAACGTTCAGGGAGATTATCCGTAAAGATAAGGTCGTGATCCAAAAAAGGATTGTCAATGGGGCTGGTTACAAAAATCGATATGAGGGGCTTCAAGGCAGCAACCCTTTAGAGGAATGGATCTCTTGTAAACTCTGTGAGGCTTGCCGTTCAATTGATTACGGACTCACTGCTTCTGCGGTCGACACCCCTGTTGGCCCTCGATTCTTACGGATTACAGATATCGTGAGTGGGGAGGTTAACTGGAAATCTGTTCCCTATGTTTCGGTCAATGAATGCTCGGCGCATAAATATCGGCTCGATAGTGGCGATATTGTGATTGCTCGAACGGGGGCCTCAACAGGTGCAAGTGCGTACATTAATAATCCGCCGCCTGCGGTATTTGCTTCTTATCTTGTACGTCTTAAGGCCAAGCCTGAGTTTGATAGCCGGTTTCTTGCATACTATCTCAGGAGTAATGACTTTTGGTCATTTATTCGTGGCGTTCTTGGTGATAAATCGGCCCAACCAAATGCAAGTGCATGGACCATGACGCAAGCACCGCTCAAAGCACCAAGAGACAAAAATATTCAACGCGCCATAGCCCACATTCTCGGCACCCTCGACGACAAGATCGAACTCAACCGTCGCATGAACGAAACTCTGGAAGCAATGGCCCAAGCGCTCTTCAAGTCCTGGTTCGTGGACTTCGATCCTGTCAGAGCCAAGGTGGAAGGAAGACCCACGGGACTGCCCAAGGAGATCGAAGACTTGTTCCCGGATAGTTTTGAGGATTCGGAACTGGGGGAGATTCCAAGGGGGTGGAAATTAACTACTCTGAGTTCTGTGATAAATATTTTTGATTCAAAACGTGTTCCATTATCAAGTAATGAGCGAGCCAAACATAAAGGTAAATACCCTTATTATGGTGCAACTGGAATTCTTGATTACGTTGACCACTATCTGTTTGAGGGGGTCCATATTTTGGTTGGAGAAGACGGCTCAGTGATCAACAATAAGGATCAGACTCCAGTAACCCAATATGTGTGGGGAAAGTTTTGGGTAAGCAATCATGCTCATGTATTGACTGGTAAACAAGGTGTTTCAAGCGAACACCTTCTGTTGTTTTTGCAACAAGCAGACATTGGTTCTTTCGTGACTGGGGCAGTTCAGCCAAAACTCAATCAATCCAACCTTTGCCAGATTCCATTCGTAATGTCACCTATGTTGCTTGCTGAGGCTTTTGGGAAGATAGTTTCACGATTTTATTCATTTGTTCGAAGAAATTCAGAAGAGGTACTTTCTTTAACACAACTGCGCGATACGCTTCTCCCCAAACTCCTCTCTGGAGAAATTCGAGTTTCAAACGCCGGAAGATTTTTTTGA
- a CDS encoding DUF4145 domain-containing protein, with protein METPYKEPEFNKSAFNCPFCGAYAQFKWVQLAIGYQGGYREEIGGHAAAKCSHCDKWTLWASGEGYEVTLVFPKKLISPLPSPDMPAECLEDFGEARRVCPDSPRSAAALLRLIVGKLCKSFGESGENINEDIKRLVKNGLDPGIQKALDIVRVTGNHAIHPGEMNVEDNPEVATKLFHLVNMIVQEMITKPNELKELYEKLPERDRNNIQKRDNK; from the coding sequence TTGGAAACACCATACAAAGAACCTGAATTCAATAAGAGTGCGTTTAATTGCCCATTTTGTGGTGCTTATGCCCAATTTAAGTGGGTGCAGTTAGCGATTGGGTACCAAGGGGGGTACCGAGAAGAAATTGGTGGTCATGCTGCTGCCAAATGTTCTCATTGTGATAAATGGACTCTTTGGGCAAGTGGAGAAGGATATGAAGTCACTCTTGTATTTCCAAAAAAACTCATTAGTCCGCTTCCTTCGCCAGATATGCCAGCAGAATGTCTTGAAGATTTTGGAGAGGCCAGAAGGGTCTGTCCGGACTCTCCGAGGTCAGCGGCAGCATTATTACGTCTTATAGTTGGAAAACTATGTAAGTCCTTTGGGGAATCCGGCGAAAATATCAATGAAGACATTAAAAGGCTGGTGAAAAATGGATTAGACCCTGGAATACAAAAAGCTCTTGATATCGTTCGAGTGACTGGGAATCATGCAATTCACCCAGGAGAAATGAATGTTGAGGATAATCCTGAGGTAGCCACCAAATTATTTCACTTGGTCAATATGATTGTGCAAGAAATGATTACTAAACCGAATGAATTGAAAGAATTGTATGAGAAACTCCCCGAAAGAGACCGTAATAACATACAAAAAAGGGATAATAAGTAG
- a CDS encoding type II toxin-antitoxin system RelB/DinJ family antitoxin: MANSTMIHVRIDERIKTEATETLSAMGLSESDAVRVFLLRIIAERQLAFELKVPNATTRRATQEADEIVRTKGA, encoded by the coding sequence ATGGCGAATAGTACCATGATCCATGTTCGCATTGACGAACGAATCAAGACGGAAGCCACGGAAACGCTGTCGGCCATGGGATTGTCTGAATCCGACGCGGTGCGCGTGTTCCTGTTGCGTATCATTGCCGAAAGGCAACTAGCGTTCGAGCTAAAGGTGCCCAACGCCACCACCCGTCGAGCCACGCAAGAAGCAGACGAGATTGTTCGGACAAAAGGTGCCTGA
- a CDS encoding helix-turn-helix domain-containing protein produces MRPKKITNRIASEMKDTASGLHRIGLIDKRRMNELEALTTPSISEMTPEKIKSLREKEHVSQAVFASVLNTSLSTVQKWEIGEKRPSGPSLKLLSLVERKGLAAVL; encoded by the coding sequence ATGAGACCAAAGAAAATCACCAATAGAATCGCAAGCGAAATGAAGGATACGGCGTCGGGATTGCACAGGATCGGGCTGATCGACAAGCGGCGAATGAACGAGTTGGAGGCGTTGACAACCCCCAGTATTTCCGAAATGACTCCCGAAAAGATCAAATCGTTGCGGGAAAAGGAACATGTCAGCCAAGCCGTGTTTGCGTCAGTGCTGAACACCAGTCTTTCGACCGTGCAGAAATGGGAGATCGGAGAAAAACGCCCAAGCGGTCCCTCCCTGAAGCTGTTGAGTCTTGTCGAGAGAAAGGGGCTTGCGGCAGTCTTATGA